Part of the Mytilus edulis chromosome 9, xbMytEdul2.2, whole genome shotgun sequence genome, aaacacacatacatttagtatgacgtccattatcactgaactagtatacatatttgtttaggtgccagctgaaggacacctccgggtgcgggagtttttcgcgacattgaagacctgttggtggccttcggctattttctgctctatggtcgggttgttgtctctttgtcacattccccatttccattcccaactTGGACGTGgcgagcgtctggcgtattaaatttttaacatggtaccttttgttggctattattcgtttgtttcgctgtcctatattttctcccatttatttgtattgtagtcctgtcatgtaatgttgtcattttaatgttataattaacataaCCTTTAAAGCGGGAGTTTTTTTcccttaaaatgccctgtaccaagtcatgaaaatggccattgttaaattatagttcgtttccgtgtgggttacattttaatgttgtgtttctgttgtgtcgtaattgtcttatatttgatgcgattccgtcagttttagtttgtaacgtggatttgtttttttctatcgatttatgaatttcgcggtgtactactgttgcctttatttatccatacatatttatatatgtgaTTTGTGAATAGTGTATATCTTTTTCAGAAATATTCAAACTTGGAGCAATAGTTGGTATATCAGTAGGAATTACAGGCACACTCATATTATTTCTGGTTATACTTGCTATTCTTGTCATATGCAGACGAAGGTAAGTTAAATTTAGTTTGTAACACTATATCTAAAGATACAACTAATTAAACTCATTATATGTACCATGATTAAATTGTGTTCGTCATACGTGTATTTCATCGTCAGTGACGTTAAAAAAAATCCGACCTCAATAGTGGCTAAAAATTCCAGAAAGATGTGacgtaatctattcctggaataaaAACTCGTATTTCGAcgttttttaaacagtaaattcatAGCTATTACCATATTAATCAAAATTCAGGCTAACACAGAGGTGATAACACTTCATTTTTTATGTAGTTTGTTGTAGGAATTCATAGTTATTACCATATTCACCAAAATTCAGCCTAACCCACAGGTGATAAAACATCAGTTTTTATGTAGTTTGTTGTAGACTGTTGTATATGTTTGACACCTAACCCACAGGTAATAAACCATCAGTTTTTATGTAGTTTGTTGTAGACTGTTGTATATGTTTGCCATTTTGTCGTTGTAGACTGTTGTATATGTTTGCCATTTTGTCGTTGTAGACTGTtgtatatgtttgtcattttgttattgtaGACTGTTGTATATGTTTGCCATTTTGTTGTTGTAGACTGTTGTATATGTTTGCCATTTTGTCGGTATTCGTTTCTTCAACATCCTGTTGTTAGTCTTTCGTCAACGTTTTATGTTTTGTTTGCTATTTTCTGTCTCTCCTTTTTAGGATTTGTTTTGCCTGAATCAAGTTCTTACTATTCAACATCGATATACGACTGTTGCCCTTTATTTTTAACATTCACCTTTTTAGTTCATCTTTCAGTTTAATATTTTGGTTTTTAACTTGTTTGCATGGCATGTTTCGTATTATATTATGCCGACGTTTTAAATAAGGTTTTATAGCATCAAATCTAAATTTCACCACATAAAAATGTATGCCGTCGTTGTCAGATACCAGTTTTATagttatataatttatatctGTTTTTTAATCCCAGTTATTACATAATATGTTTAACAgatcaaagaaaaagaaaagaaagcaaCAGAAAAGACTACAATCTCTCGACAAAAGACTTGAGATGGCAAATCTGGAAAGTAGTACATCCAGTTCAAACAAAGGACTATACAATATTCGTAATACGGACAAGTCTGTTAATACTTACGAGGCACAAACAAGATGTAGTGTTGCAGAGGGTGATGAGAATGTTTACTATGAAATTGATGTAGATAAAATCGAATCTTTGACCGATATAGAGGGAATTCACCAGAAGCAAATAAAAGAAGTAAGGGATAAAGGTTCTTATTATAGTGACCAGACAGGATATGAAACGCAATTAGGGTATGACAATATACGTTTTCTTCCTTGTATTGTTATACGTTATGTTTTGTCGGGGTCTTACACCTGGTTATGCTGTGGAAGGGTGTTTGTTGATATATAGTTGCTCACATATCATTGGGTTAATGATGAATATTTGTCTCATTGCAATTAGACCACATCATTTTATCTATATTCGTATTTTGTGTTatgcaatattgataaaaaattcattttttcataatattacaaaaaaaccGTGTTTGAAATGAATGGTTAcgatttttaaagataaaaaggtAATAAGTAATGAACGGGATCTTTCAAACAActcatattctttttatttaaaattcattgtTTTGCCGTCTATATACTGTTTTCTCTAGTCACAAGTTTTTGCTAGCTTGAGGCAAAACCAGTAAAGAAAATATCCGCCTTTATATTAAATCTACTTATGaattcttatatatgtattgCTTTGATACaatattcataaataatatgACTTAAAAACGTTCGTTATTCGAaatttcaaagaatatttcaGCGGCTTAATTTTTAAAGTAGAAATAAAATATCCGTCAAATATAATGTGGACAGTAAGGTTTCAAATAAGTTTCACGACATTCAATTAGCTTATTGTTCTCAACCGTTCGTTTGCTTTCGCTGTTAGATACCtgtcaaaatgttaaaagctAATTACATTTGTTCCCTGCTCACAATTATTACATATATGTTTTACAGATCAAAGAAAAATAGAGAAGAACTTACAAGACTTCAGTCCGTTGACCAAAGGTTTGAGATGGCAAATCTTGAAAGAGTTCCATCCAGTTCAAACAAGGAAGGACACACTATTCGATCTACCAACACCGTCGAGGCACAAGGCGGGTACTTTGTTCTCGATCCATCCGTAACGAAATATGATAAAGACTTGCGTAACCGGGAATTACCAGAGGTTAAAAAGCTTTAGTGTTGCACAGGGTGACGgaaaaatttacaatgaaattgCTGAAGATAAAATTAAATCGTCGACAGATATGAAAGTAGAACACCAGAAGCATATGGAAGATGTTAGAGATATAGTTATTAACCGTATCACATTGTGTAATCAAATCAACCATGAAACGTAATAAGGATTTGACAATACAACTTACCATCTGAGGTAGACGATTAAAGCTTCTAGGGAAAAATAGTACTAACACAACTATATATAAGTGATTATATGTATCATAAACATTGTTTACTTTACCATTTTGTCTatgttttgaacttttgatccttAGTGCTGTAcacctttgtacttgttttgcctttcgaacttttatatctgggcatcactggtaagtcttgtgtggacggcGCGATTCTggtgtattgaattttaaacctgatgccttctgttagctattattcatgtgtttctttgtctaatatgttctcctattcatttgtattgtattcctgtAATATCATGTTgtcattgtaatgttatatttaacattgcctttaaagtgcgaggtttggcgtGCCACAAAACCGgcttcaatccaccatttttgtctttaaaaatgtcctgtaccaagtcaggaatatggccattgttataatatagttcgtttctgtgtgtgttacattttaacgttgtgtttccgttgtgtcatttgttttctcttttgtttgagtgtgaattcacattactataagacgtgtcacggtacttttctatcccaatttcgtgtatttggttttgatgttatatttgttattctcatcggatttgtCTAATACTTAGTctgtttctgtgtatgttacatttttatgttgtgtcgttgttcttctcttatattttaagcatttccctcagtttaagtttattaccccgattttgttttttgtcgatggatttacgagttttgaacagcggtatactactgttgcctttatttagtctaAAAATTCTTTGACATGGCTTGCTATAATGAAAACCAAGAGCCGTTCACAATAGATATGTTTACGAAGAAGAATATACTTAAAAGCTGTTTAGTTTTGCGGAATCATCATTAGCTCTATTTTTGACACGCAAAACTAGTGTTATCATTTTCCTATTATTTATTTCAGACTTGTTAATTATGCCCAATAAAACCTTTATCAAATGCataatatgacagctgttttcctttcgtttgatgcgtttgagattttaattttgtcatttgtcaaAGGACTTATTGATATAGAAAACGCCTAGTAATAATTTATCACACGTTAagcattttaattgttttttttctgttttctctctcttaaaagaagaaattagagagagaaaacagaaaaaaactaatttcatcaaattttaaagaCAATagataaatatttcaattaaagtgttttctttttgtaCTTCCGTAATTGATTCCGTATTAGTGATAATCTTAGAAGAAGACTGTttacattttcatcagttttgtGTCTGGTTATTTGTTGTCTCATTAGAAACAACTACATGTACGTGTTCTACCACTAACGAAGTTTACGTCCTTGTCTGCTTAAAATGTTGGTAAGTTAACTTTAGAAGCAGTCATACAGTTTACTCCAAGTTAGTGTCTGCACCCTTCTGTAAAAGATACCATTATCTTTACATTTAATTGAGGGACATTTACTaactatatgccattttgtgtttcttttttttacatatgacgtggctttgtacttataTCCCTTCATTGTTTtgttgttctattataatttctgtattctcgttttttatttttgcttatatgctttgtctataaACCTTGTGGTATTTCTTACTTACATATGACGTGCCTCTGTACATCCAGTCGTTGTATTATTTTACCATGGTTaatgtttgttaatatatttgCTTGTTTTACAGTAATGAAGGTAATAtcataatgttgactgctgtacccctattattGACATGTTTATCTATTATGtcaatttgttttgttcacacatcgctgTAAATATAATGAACTTTTAtatttgcgactgtcatacacgtgagaagtttagctagctataaaacaagttttaatccaccatttagTACATtagacaatgcctgtaccaagtcaggaatatgacagttgttatccaagttcagtttttttgttatatttctttttggAACATAGTTTGTCGATATGGACCAGATATCTCTGATATTTTGATATTGACGTCTCAAATATACGAAACAGGAGACACTTAATTGTCTTAATTGATAAATTTTACATTTGGAACATAATCTGTCGATATCAACTAGATGTTGTTGATATTTCCAATATCGACATCGTAATTAGACGCACCAGAAGAAACTATAATGTATATAAAGATAACGGCTGCAAAATGACATTTTGTACATGAAAGGTCGATATCAACATCTGAAACAGACACACCACAAGGAGCTTAATTGTCTATATAGATGAATGTTGTAGATTCATATTGATATCGATAAGATTTCGTCGATATCGAAACGCCATCATTGCTCTGCCTTACCTCAAGTATTTAATAAATAAGCGTCTCTGTGATTTGTATGATACCGTTTATTTTAATCGATATGTCCTACTTGAATTTGCTATATAATTTCTATTCTTAATGTTTAAATTATCACAGTTAATTCTCCTCCAtcattttggtatatatatacattatttctATATACTTTGCAAATTAATTTTGAACATGATCTCTTCATGCACAATTCAGTACTCTTTTTTATGTTGAAGAAATTACAATATGACACCGATAAACTGTTTTAAAATAGGAATATTTATAGTGGAGTGACAAATCGGGAAAAGTCGCTTGTTTTAAGAgtttaatggaccgaaatacctAACGGCTGAAAACTCACATGAAGATAGAGTAAAAATAATGCCTACATTTTTGCCCTGTCGTAGAGTTTTCCTAcagtgctgttttttttttttttttttgtaaaatcgcgTTTAAGTGTCATTttcggatttttttctttttcattttcaaacacgGGAACGCTTATAATAAATTCTTGAATGAAGATATCAGGAAAAAATGGTATCAGCTTTTATTTCACATCAAACTTTAATAGCATATCATATAAATTCAGTGAATTGGACGATTTTCAAATGTATGTACCATTATTTTTCAATCTTACCGTCTGTCGAAGTACAtaacatttcttatatatatatatatcactaatagtaaattatcacaaaaaatagTGGAACAACCAATATTCAAGAAGTTCTGATAAATAAATGATTGATAGAACATACAATTCAACTTTTACAAgcatttttataaaactcatcACATAGCAATATTTCTAGAGACACACATTATGAGGAACATCTTTAAACGAAgactacaaagtaaaatcacaaatatacttaactccaaaaaaaAATCGGAATGGAAAGTCCATGAGCAAATGGCAtaatcataagctcaaacacatcaaacgaatggataacaactgttatattcctgacttagtacagataCTTTCTTTTGTGAAAAACGGTagataaaaccaggtttaaaggcttacagaaaaatatcaattatctatataaataaatgtaacaGATAGATTTTTGGAACATTTATAACAGTTGATGTATATGtcctttggttttatgagtctttgtttactttgttgtgattgttattgtcttcttaggaattcaataaaaaaacaagtaaacGCTATAAAGATATGTAGTATATAAACATTATGAACTTAATTCGCTGATATCATTAAggtaatagataaacaaaaagaaacgaGCCagtataaaaattgataaaatccaTTAAATCAATAACGACGGCTGCTTTGTATTTGCCGCGACACATTTAGTACAAAATGCATATTGATATCAATAAGCTATTGTCGTTGTCGTAGATATCGAAACTAC contains:
- the LOC139489285 gene encoding uncharacterized protein, coding for MANLESSTSSSNKGLYNIRNTDKSVNTYEAQTRCSVAEGDENVYYEIDVDKIESLTDIEGIHQKQIKEVRDKGSYYSDQTGYETQLGSKKNREELTRLQSVDQRFEMANLERVPSSSNKEGHTIRSTNTVEAQGGYFVLDPSVTKYDKDLRNRELPEVKKL